One Proteinivorax tanatarense DNA segment encodes these proteins:
- a CDS encoding ABC transporter ATP-binding protein: MKSKVNCHNLKGGFTYEAYFKCRGCRKKFGDFKAVSELNFKVNKGEIIGFIGHNGAGKTTTLKMCVGLLRPTKGRILVNGVDIDKNPEIAKQKIGYVSDNPPLYDKLTAREFVEFMYNLYTQEKKHENLNELEERMNDLFYAFELNEKYDELIEGFSRGMRQKVALIAALIHEPEILIVDEPTANLDPISARITKDIFRNLAKSGVTVFFSTHIMEIAESICDRVVIINKGKIMSLGTPKELIEKHSDNQLTTLEDVFINLTDSTNKYIVKSSILKEGD, encoded by the coding sequence ATAAAGAGCAAAGTAAATTGTCATAATTTAAAAGGAGGATTTACATATGAAGCATATTTTAAGTGTAGAGGATGTAGAAAAAAATTTGGTGATTTCAAAGCTGTTAGTGAATTAAACTTCAAAGTAAATAAAGGTGAAATAATCGGCTTTATAGGACATAATGGAGCTGGAAAAACAACAACTTTGAAAATGTGTGTAGGTTTGCTTCGGCCAACTAAAGGAAGGATTTTAGTAAATGGAGTAGATATAGATAAGAATCCAGAAATTGCTAAGCAAAAAATTGGTTATGTTTCAGATAATCCTCCTCTTTATGATAAGTTAACTGCTAGAGAGTTTGTAGAGTTTATGTATAATTTATATACACAAGAAAAAAAGCATGAGAATTTAAATGAGTTAGAGGAGAGAATGAATGATTTATTTTATGCATTTGAACTAAATGAGAAATATGACGAGTTAATCGAAGGATTTTCCAGGGGAATGAGACAAAAAGTTGCATTAATTGCTGCACTTATCCACGAACCAGAAATATTGATAGTAGACGAACCTACTGCTAATCTTGATCCTATTAGTGCTCGAATTACTAAAGACATTTTTCGAAACTTAGCTAAAAGTGGAGTTACTGTCTTTTTCTCTACTCACATTATGGAAATTGCAGAATCAATTTGCGATAGAGTAGTTATTATTAACAAAGGAAAAATCATGTCTTTAGGTACTCCCAAAGAGTTAATAGAAAAACATAGCGATAACCAACTTACAACTTTAGAAGATGTTTTTATTAATCTAACTGATTCTACTAATAAATACATAGTAAAATCATCCATTTTGAAGGAGGGAGACTAA
- a CDS encoding SPASM domain-containing protein translates to MTDNYYDTFTSSCPGGEYAYHMNSTGELSICPFIRKKDLDLNETIDYDQDQNEFIILREKMNSFIDSLSYDLQGNCKSCDVLNICKGGCLATKLQENLDLSSEQPYCMKKILKQVENNNSSDKKFRKTMGHWIHSSIHHKYKNIPYCIRQLPFWMINFHKYKMN, encoded by the coding sequence ATAACAGACAATTATTATGATACATTTACAAGTTCATGTCCAGGTGGTGAATATGCATACCATATGAATTCTACAGGTGAGTTAAGTATATGTCCTTTTATTAGAAAAAAGGATCTGGATTTAAATGAAACTATAGATTATGATCAAGATCAAAATGAATTTATTATTCTTAGAGAAAAAATGAATTCATTTATCGATAGTTTATCCTATGATCTTCAAGGTAACTGTAAATCATGTGATGTATTAAATATTTGTAAAGGTGGATGTTTAGCTACAAAATTACAAGAAAATTTAGATTTAAGTAGTGAACAACCATATTGTATGAAAAAAATATTAAAACAGGTTGAGAATAATAACTCCTCAGATAAAAAATTTAGAAAGACAATGGGGCATTGGATACACAGTTCTATACATCATAAATATAAAAATATACCTTATTGTATTAGGCAGTTACCATTTTGGATGATAAATTTCCATAAATATAAAATGAATTAG
- a CDS encoding helix-turn-helix domain-containing protein, which produces MLYNLSLFGEQVRLLRKRQEYSQSIISEKTCINIETLRKIENGKVIPRLDTLEALSIALKEDITALLLKYRLDDYTLFNNIKHLLELKLDRNEYETLSTVIDDLNKLKPLVNNDYYKIQIQHIYCFIEGAMLYKVHNDPQNAYTKLINALKINNQEFTMKRYKAYIYSSIELRILMNIAFVTNDLGNTTSYLEIIQFCFDSVDLENRLYPKLCHNLATAYKRNNDYIKALKYANLGIKYCKKNNQFSGLHILYYGKGVIEHYLDDPEYVSSVKKAIFICELLDYKKVRKKILKNCREFLKCEYDFEKHSIT; this is translated from the coding sequence ATGCTTTATAATTTAAGTCTTTTTGGGGAACAAGTAAGATTGTTAAGAAAGAGGCAAGAATACAGTCAGTCTATAATTTCGGAGAAAACATGTATCAACATAGAAACCCTGAGGAAAATTGAAAATGGCAAAGTAATTCCAAGGCTAGATACATTAGAGGCTCTCTCTATTGCCTTGAAAGAAGACATTACAGCACTGCTGCTCAAATATAGATTGGATGACTATACCCTTTTTAACAATATTAAACATCTGTTAGAGTTAAAGTTAGATAGAAATGAATATGAAACCCTATCTACGGTGATAGATGATCTAAATAAGTTAAAGCCTTTAGTCAATAATGATTATTATAAAATTCAAATTCAACATATCTACTGTTTCATTGAGGGTGCTATGCTATATAAAGTACATAATGATCCTCAAAATGCTTATACAAAGTTGATCAATGCTTTAAAAATTAACAATCAAGAATTTACTATGAAAAGGTATAAAGCATATATATATTCTTCAATAGAATTAAGAATACTTATGAATATTGCTTTTGTAACAAATGATTTAGGTAATACTACCAGTTATCTTGAAATAATACAATTCTGCTTTGATAGTGTAGACTTAGAAAATAGGCTATACCCAAAGCTTTGTCATAACCTTGCTACAGCATATAAAAGAAACAATGATTATATAAAGGCTTTAAAGTATGCTAATTTAGGCATTAAATATTGCAAGAAAAATAATCAATTTTCAGGATTACATATTCTATACTACGGTAAAGGAGTAATCGAGCACTACCTGGATGATCCTGAATATGTTAGTTCTGTTAAAAAAGCTATTTTTATATGCGAATTATTGGATTACAAAAAAGTAAGGAAAAAAATTCTCAAAAACTGTAGAGAATTTCTAAAGTGTGAGTATGACTTTGAAAAACATTCAATAACATAG